A stretch of Microbacterium sp. LWH3-1.2 DNA encodes these proteins:
- a CDS encoding GNAT family N-acetyltransferase yields the protein MTEIRPLAPADRDAWLALWHGYVEFYESEVPDEQTGLTWNRLLDPQVPIHGAVAVDDTGRAVGFVHWLTHAATWSATPYVYLEDLFVAPGARGTGAGRALIAHVSGWAREHDAAKVYWLTQETNATARALYDRVANHTGFVHYEIGLGS from the coding sequence GTGACCGAGATCCGACCCCTCGCCCCTGCCGACCGCGACGCCTGGCTTGCGCTCTGGCACGGCTACGTCGAGTTCTACGAGTCCGAGGTCCCGGACGAGCAGACCGGACTCACGTGGAACCGCCTCCTCGACCCGCAGGTCCCGATCCACGGGGCGGTCGCGGTCGACGACACCGGCCGCGCGGTCGGCTTCGTGCACTGGCTGACGCACGCCGCCACGTGGTCCGCGACGCCCTATGTCTACCTCGAGGACCTCTTCGTGGCTCCCGGCGCCCGAGGCACCGGCGCGGGGCGCGCCCTCATCGCCCATGTGAGCGGCTGGGCGCGCGAGCACGACGCAGCGAAGGTGTACTGGCTCACGCAGGAGACGAACGCCACCGCGCGGGCGCTGTACGACCGGGTAGCGAACCACACCGGGTTCGTGCACTACGAGATCGGCCTCGGCTCGTGA
- a CDS encoding DNA alkylation repair protein: MTEPRGAPTVEGVRTLESAASVDEAVKIRRRMTHQRTEVIGVRTGTVFDIAKANERMLLSEVDRLLDSDAYEMRMVAVSILDFPGPDEGRRPRRAVRAVDAAARPHRHVGLPSGS; the protein is encoded by the coding sequence GTGACTGAGCCCCGCGGGGCACCGACCGTCGAGGGCGTCCGCACACTCGAGAGCGCAGCATCCGTCGACGAAGCGGTCAAGATCCGGCGCCGCATGACCCACCAGCGCACCGAGGTGATCGGCGTGCGCACGGGCACCGTATTCGACATCGCGAAGGCAAACGAACGGATGCTGCTCAGCGAGGTCGACCGGCTGCTCGACTCGGACGCGTACGAGATGCGGATGGTGGCGGTGTCGATCCTCGACTTCCCAGGCCCGGACGAGGGGCGTCGACCGCGCCGCGCTGTACGAGCTGTGGATGCGGCGGCTCGACCGCATCGACACGTGGGACTACCCTCGGGCTCGTGA